DNA from Larimichthys crocea isolate SSNF chromosome XIII, L_crocea_2.0, whole genome shotgun sequence:
GTACATGCAAGGCTGCTCGTGACATGGTGCGGCCATTTTCTAGTTTACAATATACCCTCATCGTCAACGAGCACcatatgtaaaaacaaaagtcaaataGATAAATGATagtttaaatgtgcaaaatacAAAACCGTGAACTACATAAAGATTTAAACATTCTGAATAAAAATTAAGgatgaataataatacatttatatcaTGCAATCAAAAATAGTGTCATAACAAAGGGggataagagagagagtgaaagagaaggAGCGGGGGTTTAAGGATGAGGGGAACGAGAAACAGCCATTGCTGGTGATGGTGGAGTTTAGATGATTGGGAAGTGGCCTGTAGGAGAGTGCTGGTCGCTCCCTCGGCCCCTACTGCTGCATCTTACGGATGATGTCAGTAGAGATGGGTGGGTGGAAGTTAATGGTGTGGTGGCGGAGACCCTGAGACGTTTTGTAGCTCTTTCCACACCGGCACTTGAAGGGTTTACGCACCCTTATCTGGGTTCGATGGCCGTTCTTGGCATGATACTTGATCCCATTCACATTCTGTAATGACATAGAAATTACACTGCGGCTGAATTTCCCAACATCCTCCTCTTACATCTAATTTCACTTATCAGATACAAATGAACAACAATGaactctttatatatatatNAActagttgtttgtttgtcagttgACATTAGGGtacagagaggagaaataaaatgcattctTGTTACAAATCTATCTTGTTCTGCGCTTAAACATGTCTAATGCTGCCTCAGACTAAGTCATCGCCTATAACCCTGTCAGTCACGTCAGCAATGCAATTTTCTCAAGCTGCACATAATTTATTCCAACCACACACGCCAGATGTGAATGGAAAGTCCTGTAAAACTCCACATAACTAAAGTGGACTAGATGTATGCATCTATGTTGACGTGCTGTAATGCTCGACTAAGAACTTCCTTCGTCAAGAGCAGGGAATCCACTTTGATTTAAATTCTCATTTCTGTGAGCGAGTCCAAATCACATATTTTACTTGGTACAATGCTactatttcatgtttttatttggtaGAAATATTTCACACCATCAACGTTACGTTTAATTTGTAGCATGGATTCTACAAAGAGAGATGCTGAGTGAAACCTACCTTGTATCTCTTTTTACAGCCTGGCACAGGGCAAGCAAAAGGCTTCTCATCTCCACCGTTCATGCACATAGAACTGAGGATGGACTCAGAGCTGATGGCGCTCTCCGTGGTCCACGACTCATCACTGTCAGACTCCTCAAAGTCTACTTCCTCCTCATCACACTCGCTACCTGTGGACAGAAAGTCAAACTGTAAATGAATCAGGGCAACACTACCAGATATGTGATCGTACAAAGTGTTCTGACTGATCTTTGATGATGAAATCCTGGCCTTTGAGCCTTTGGGTTGACGGATGATTCTTAATATGTGCTTTGGGGCAGTGTTCCCATAATCTCTACTTTATGTTTTCAGAAAGACTGAAATATGCCAGTCGTGGGAAAGCATTTTATTGAGGTCAATGAGCTGTTTTGTCAATAAAAAGAAGAGCTCAAAACCACAAGTGCTGCAAGATCGCATATTTTAACAAGACAAGCACATGGGAAAAAATattaggaaggaaggaaggaaaagagctAAGCTTTTATATCGCTCTCTGTAGCTTGAACGTGAACTTCATTAGAAATATGTCTCCTAAGATCTGCTAATGTAAATAATTTATATCGTGCCAAATTTTCAGGAATGCATTGTGGCCAAAGCAGTTGAAGAGCGAAACATGAATAGCAACATATAAATCAATCAAGTAACAGTGAAATATTACACAAATGGCATGTCGAATCTTCTGCGAGCAAAACACAATTATACCATGTCAATTTTAATCAGGCATTAAAGCCACGACCACTggcaaaatatttaaatctccTATTATTCCAAAAGCAAAGGAGTGAAAATATTACACAATCTCTTGACATTAATTTGTAATTACATTATCTTGACTCTCTGTGCTCTCCTTCATAACGTAGGACCATGTAAGCTTGAAGAGATTCAGGTTTACTTCTGGATGCTTGTCTTAAAAATGGACCTCTTAGATGAATATAATTGCTACACCACTTTGCTGTTTGCGTAGTTGACAGTGCATAACATGTATTTCACTGTCAGCAACCGCTAAATACTCCGCATCTAACAGGagaggtgagtgtgtgaagGATGGTTATGTACCTGTGGGTGTACTGCTGcggaaggaagaggaaggggtGATGGGTGGGGTGACTGGAGGGGTGAGGTTTCCACTGGTGTGGCGAGGCTGAGTGGAAACACTGCTGCGAGACAGATTGCCTGTCAGAGACAACTTGGGCTGCACCTTCTTCTTCACGGCCTCGTGTTCTCTCCGTGCAGCATCTGTCATGAACCTGGCACGGTGGGATATAAGGCTAGTCATGAAAAGAGGTTCATCTAATTCGATGTGCCATGAGCGACTTCTTACTGTGGGACAGCCCTGAGGTTTACAGTTTAAAGGTCTGCTATGGAAAGTTTGCTACTGTAGAACacgtgtttggaaaaaaaaaaatatcactggCTCTGTTCCCATCAAAAAACACCAGGTTTTATGATGGATAGTAAAGTCTTTGGTAAATGTgtttcataaaaatgaaatgttaacatAGACATTGTTAAAGCAAAAGTGGAATTAACAAATTAAGCGATAACCACATCAAGATGTGTTTGTGAAGGCAGGGAGACAGCGGCAGACCTTCTTGTACACTGGCTTGTTGCCGCTAAAACCACTATTCAAGCACCATATCAAAGACGACTGGGATGAACCTTGggcagtaaaaaaagaaaaaacagctacCAAATACTGAAGCAATTCATCTAAGTGATCCACCAGATGACATTTGAAACTGCTGCTAGAAACTCATGGGAGCAAACACTTCATAGGACACAGTAGTAATACTTACTGATGTAGAGGGTTTTTGCAGATAAATCTTTACGGGAACAAAGACCAATAATATTAATGTCATAATTATGTCAGATTTATGAAGTTGATTTACTTGTTACTGAGTTACTGTATGAATAAGGTGAaattctgctgttttctttctcaataATAGTTACATTTCTTTACCTGTTGATGTAGCTGAGGGCAACAtatgtcagctgctgctgctcctgcttctCCAGAAGACGGGGGTCTGTGTCTGAgcagacaagagagaaagagttagGAATTAGGCACATAATATATCTGTAAACAATGCCAAATCTAGTCATATAAGGCAATATTGAGTATAACAGTGTGCTTGAGGTTTGTTGTgtgcagttttctgtttttatcccAATTTGGGATAGCCAGATCCCCTGTGCACTGCAGTCTTTGCTTCACAGGGTGCATGAAACACAGTTTATTTACTCCCATCTTCAAACAAAGTAACTAATGCAGTGACAATAACTCCTCACTTGCTTCCCATTTGCAAATTTTCCCTGTTGTTTTCAAAGAAGTGCCTGGCAAAGCTGGAAGCACCACTTACTGCAAATGAAACCAGGTCTGTGGTGGTAGGCAAGTGCGTTTTTCCTTGCACCAcccagacacagaggaaaagctCCAGGAATTAGGGGAGAAGAGGGTGTAATTAAAATCCAGGTTTttagttaaaatgttaaaactggGCTAGTCAACACTGAagcacactgacacagtgtgTTCTAGATTTACAACAAAAAGTCAGGAGCTGTATCCAACAAGGCTTTTGAATTTGAGTAAAACCTTTTCAAACCAAACTATTATGCACACCAAACAGTCATCAACCCACACTTactgacatactgtacactgaTATAATGTTTAACTATCAGAGGCTACTTTTTACGAGGGCCCACACTATGCATCTGAAACAGAACTGTGGTTGTAACTTTTGAATGTTGTTGATCAGAGATGTACTCTTGTGACTCAACCTTTGCTCGCTCctgccataaaa
Protein-coding regions in this window:
- the jazf1b gene encoding juxtaposed with another zinc finger protein 1b isoform X1, whose translation is MTGIAAASFFSNACRFGSCGLHFDTLAELIVHIEDNHIDTDPRLLEKQEQQQLTYVALSYINRFICKNPLHQFMTDAARREHEAVKKKVQPKLSLTGNLSRSSVSTQPRHTSGNLTPPVTPPITPSSSFRSSTPTGSECDEEEVDFEESDSDESWTTESAISSESILSSMCMNGGDEKPFACPVPGCKKRYKNVNGIKYHAKNGHRTQIRVRKPFKCRCGKSYKTSQGLRHHTINFHPPISTDIIRKMQQ
- the jazf1b gene encoding juxtaposed with another zinc finger protein 1b isoform X2, whose protein sequence is MTGIAAASFFSNACRFGSCGLHFDTLAELIVHIEDNHIDTDPRLLEKQEQQQLTYVALSYINRFMTDAARREHEAVKKKVQPKLSLTGNLSRSSVSTQPRHTSGNLTPPVTPPITPSSSFRSSTPTGSECDEEEVDFEESDSDESWTTESAISSESILSSMCMNGGDEKPFACPVPGCKKRYKNVNGIKYHAKNGHRTQIRVRKPFKCRCGKSYKTSQGLRHHTINFHPPISTDIIRKMQQ